In one window of Paracoccus saliphilus DNA:
- a CDS encoding acetate--CoA ligase family protein — translation MLYNFGSLSRLLEPDSVAIIGASADPTRIGGRPIRAMLQGGFKGRILPVNPKRDRVQDLTCYPDIAALPEAPDAAIVAVPAHAALDSVDALGHRGCKTVTMFTAGFAELGEDGRKEQERLVTLVRRHGMRLLGPNTLGCWNVDLGYFGSFTSSLDLGYPLPGRIGMASQSGAFGTHVAAVARRRGIGVPVLVATGNEADITVADAIGWMAQSDRIDVICAYQEGFTDPDRMLAALDAARQTGKPVFILKSGRSEVGGRAAASHTASLAGDDAVADEVLRAHGAMRVNDTEQMLDLAYVARQRIYPVDNSLGVITVSGGAGIVASDEAEQQGLPMPPMPPEAQAELRELLPFCAPANPVDCTAQALNDLDLFRKFIHSALDKGGYRSVICFATTVAGSPVIAPQLLEALLPLREEFPDRLIVLCAVAPPEIVKRYEEAGFLVFEDPGRATRALAAMGRMGKLLSARPVQADTLSDIRLPSTSPDEFQSKALLAEAGISVSREKLVHSAEEAREAALEIGFPVVMKIVSPDIPHKSDIGGVRLNVTSVDEAASAHDDLLAAARKHRPDASINGILVAQQISGGVECFMGISRDPSFGPIAAFGLGGIFVEILRDIALRQCPFDEETAREMILSIRGASILTGARGRPPADLDALARTLSHLSHFAAGAGPRLVSVDLNPIMAMPDGQGAVALDAVIELQEKEPAHAD, via the coding sequence ATGCTTTATAATTTCGGTAGCTTGTCGCGGCTTCTTGAACCTGATTCTGTCGCGATCATAGGGGCCTCGGCCGATCCGACGCGCATCGGCGGCAGGCCGATCCGGGCGATGCTGCAAGGCGGTTTCAAGGGACGCATCCTGCCGGTGAACCCGAAGCGCGACCGTGTGCAGGACCTGACCTGCTATCCCGACATCGCCGCCCTGCCAGAGGCGCCGGATGCCGCCATTGTCGCGGTTCCCGCCCATGCTGCCCTGGACTCCGTCGATGCCCTGGGCCATCGCGGCTGCAAGACGGTCACCATGTTCACCGCCGGTTTTGCGGAACTGGGAGAGGACGGGCGCAAGGAGCAGGAACGCCTCGTCACTCTGGTCCGGCGGCATGGCATGCGCTTGCTGGGGCCGAACACGCTTGGATGCTGGAATGTCGATCTGGGCTATTTCGGCAGTTTCACCTCTTCGCTGGATCTGGGCTACCCGCTGCCGGGCAGGATAGGCATGGCCAGCCAGTCCGGTGCTTTCGGCACCCATGTCGCGGCGGTGGCGCGTCGGCGCGGGATCGGTGTGCCGGTCCTTGTCGCGACCGGGAACGAGGCGGATATCACGGTCGCCGATGCCATCGGCTGGATGGCCCAAAGCGACCGCATCGACGTGATCTGCGCCTATCAGGAAGGTTTCACCGATCCGGACCGCATGCTTGCGGCACTGGATGCCGCGCGGCAGACCGGCAAGCCCGTCTTCATCCTCAAAAGCGGGCGCAGCGAGGTGGGGGGACGTGCCGCCGCCTCACATACCGCCTCTCTGGCCGGTGACGATGCGGTCGCGGACGAGGTTCTGCGCGCGCATGGGGCCATGCGCGTCAACGATACCGAGCAGATGCTGGACCTGGCCTATGTGGCGCGGCAGCGGATCTATCCCGTCGACAACAGCCTTGGCGTGATCACCGTCTCGGGCGGGGCGGGTATCGTCGCCAGCGACGAGGCCGAGCAGCAGGGCCTGCCCATGCCACCCATGCCGCCCGAGGCGCAGGCGGAACTGCGCGAGCTTTTGCCCTTTTGCGCGCCCGCCAACCCGGTGGATTGCACGGCGCAGGCGCTGAACGATCTGGACCTGTTCCGAAAATTCATCCATTCCGCGCTCGACAAGGGCGGCTACCGCTCGGTGATCTGTTTTGCCACCACCGTCGCGGGCAGCCCGGTCATCGCCCCGCAGCTTCTCGAAGCGCTCTTGCCTCTGCGCGAGGAATTCCCCGACCGGCTGATCGTCCTCTGCGCAGTCGCCCCGCCCGAGATCGTCAAACGCTATGAAGAAGCGGGGTTCCTGGTCTTCGAGGATCCAGGTCGTGCGACCCGCGCGCTGGCTGCGATGGGGCGGATGGGCAAGCTTCTGTCGGCAAGGCCGGTGCAGGCGGACACCCTGTCCGATATCCGCCTGCCTTCGACCTCGCCCGACGAGTTCCAGTCCAAGGCGCTCTTGGCCGAGGCGGGGATCTCGGTATCGCGTGAAAAACTGGTCCACAGCGCCGAGGAGGCGCGCGAAGCCGCGCTCGAGATCGGCTTTCCGGTGGTGATGAAAATCGTTTCGCCCGACATCCCGCATAAATCCGATATCGGCGGGGTGCGCCTGAACGTGACCTCAGTGGATGAGGCCGCATCCGCCCATGACGATCTGCTTGCTGCCGCCCGCAAGCATCGCCCTGACGCAAGCATCAATGGCATATTGGTGGCGCAGCAGATCAGCGGCGGGGTCGAGTGCTTCATGGGCATCAGCCGCGATCCCTCTTTCGGCCCCATCGCGGCTTTCGGTCTGGGTGGGATCTTCGTCGAGATCCTGCGCGACATCGCCCTGCGCCAATGCCCCTTCGATGAGGAAACCGCGCGCGAGATGATCCTGTCGATCCGCGGCGCTTCGATCCTGACCGGCGCGCGTGGCCGCCCTCCGGCCGATCTGGACGCGTTGGCCCGCACGCTCTCGCACCTATCGCATTTCGCTGCCGGGGCGGGTCCGCGGCTGGTCTCGGTCGATCTCAACCCGATCATGGCCATGCCCGATGGACAGGGCGCCGTGGCGCTGGACGCGGTGATCGAGTTGCAGGAGAAGGAACCCGCCCATGCCGATTGA
- a CDS encoding thiolase, with the protein MAHPIRGRTAIVGMATAGMGEAPGYSAIELLGQATLGALNDSGLKLSDIDGIFAATSGHAFPTMSVAEYLGVKPKFFDGTNIGGSSFEMHLLQASLAIEAGLCEVALICYGSNQRTAGGRLVSMSEPQWHETPYGPRHPITAYALAAARHMHEYGTSREQLADVAVAAREWANLNPEAFAHGPLTREDVLASRMVSDPLTKGDCCLVTDGAAACILVSADRAKDFPQKPAYFLGAAGANWHRSIVAMPDLTVTAASESGPRAFEMAGLQHSDVDLLMLYDAFTINTILFLEDLGFCPKGEGGRFVEGGRIAPGGELAVNTNGGGLSCVHPGMYGMFLIAEAVAQIRGQAGERQLERADIALLHGNGGTLSSQVTAFLGSENAL; encoded by the coding sequence ATGGCTCATCCGATCAGGGGACGCACCGCAATCGTCGGCATGGCCACAGCCGGGATGGGCGAGGCTCCGGGCTATTCTGCCATCGAATTGCTGGGTCAGGCGACGCTTGGCGCGCTGAATGATTCCGGGCTGAAGCTGTCAGATATAGACGGCATCTTCGCGGCCACCAGCGGTCACGCTTTCCCGACCATGAGCGTCGCCGAATATCTGGGGGTGAAGCCGAAATTCTTCGACGGCACCAATATCGGCGGCTCCAGCTTCGAGATGCATCTTCTGCAGGCGTCGCTGGCCATCGAGGCCGGGCTCTGCGAGGTGGCGCTGATCTGCTATGGCTCGAACCAGCGCACCGCCGGGGGGCGGCTGGTCTCGATGTCCGAGCCGCAATGGCATGAAACCCCCTATGGACCCCGCCACCCGATCACCGCCTATGCGCTGGCGGCGGCACGGCATATGCATGAATATGGCACCAGCCGGGAACAACTGGCCGATGTCGCGGTCGCGGCGCGGGAATGGGCCAATCTGAATCCCGAGGCCTTTGCCCATGGCCCGCTGACGCGCGAGGATGTGCTGGCCAGCCGGATGGTGTCCGATCCGCTGACCAAGGGGGATTGCTGTCTTGTCACCGACGGCGCGGCGGCCTGTATCCTTGTCAGCGCCGACCGGGCGAAGGATTTCCCGCAAAAGCCCGCCTATTTCCTTGGCGCGGCGGGCGCGAACTGGCACCGCTCGATTGTTGCCATGCCGGATCTGACCGTCACCGCGGCTTCCGAAAGCGGGCCCCGGGCGTTCGAGATGGCGGGTTTGCAGCATAGCGATGTCGATCTGCTGATGCTTTATGACGCCTTCACCATCAACACGATCCTGTTCCTGGAGGATCTCGGCTTCTGTCCCAAGGGCGAAGGCGGGCGGTTCGTCGAGGGCGGACGGATCGCGCCGGGTGGAGAGCTGGCGGTGAATACCAATGGCGGCGGGCTGTCCTGCGTACATCCCGGCATGTATGGCATGTTCCTGATCGCCGAGGCCGTCGCGCAAATCCGGGGGCAAGCGGGCGAGCGTCAACTCGAGCGTGCCGATATCGCCCTGCTGCATGGCAATGGCGGCACGCTCTCCAGTCAGGTCACGGCATTCCTTGGGTCCGAAAATGCTTTATAA